The genomic segment GCGTATGGCAGGGCCACAAGCACAGAAAAACTACGCAGCCAGCAGAACCGACAGGTTACCAGGTTCTGGACAATCAACTGGGTGGCCTGGGTTGGCCCCGGGGCGCGTTGAGCGAATGCCTGCTGGATGCCCTCGGCATTGGTGAGTTGCACCTTGTTTTGCCATTAATGCAGCGCTTGTCTGAGCAGGGCAAGACCATTTTCTGGCTGAACCCGCCACACACGCCCTATGCCCCTGCCCTGGCCCGGGAAGGCGTGAATCTGGACCATCTGGTGGTGATCAACACAGACGATCAGGGTGATTTCCTGTGGACACTTGAGAACTGCCTGCGCTCATCGGTAACCGGGCTGGTGCTCGCCTGGCCTGGCAAGCTTGCCAGCCGGGATATCCGCCGGCTACAGCTGGCATCAGAAGCCGGAGGCAATGTGTGCGTGCTGTTCCGTAGCCGCCGGCAGGCGGATCACAACTCACCGGCGGCTTTGCGCCTGGAACTGGTGCCAGGGGATCACCAGGACCTCAAAGTAAACATCATCAAGCGCCGTGGCAGTTGGCCTGGCCAGCGTTGTTCCCTGGCGTTAGGGCACCGGGCAGACATCACCACCCAGGGCTCATCCCGCATAGTTCAGGGGCCATGGCCCCGCTCGCAAGGGTAAGCTGCATGCTCTGGCTTTACCTGCACTTCCCGCATCTGCTACTGGACCACATCCACCGGAACCAGCCATCCACAGGAGCCCTGGCGATTGTGGATGGCGCCGGGTATACCGTGGTTCAGGCCTGCCCAAACGCCAGGGATCTTGGTATTGAAGCCGGTATGCGCCTGAAGACTGCCCTGGGCCTGGCACCAGAACTGAGTATCATGCGTACCGAAGCCAGGCAGGAAGCCTGGCTGTTGGAAGACCAGGCACGCTGGCTATACCGCTATGCGGCACACATTACCCTTTCACCGCCAGACGGTATCTGGGCAGAAGTCAGCAGCCTGCAGAAACTGTATGGCGGTTTGCCTTCTATCTGGCAAACCGTGGAGCAGGCGCTGGCCGAACGTAAACTGACCGCCTGGGTCGCCATTGGCCATACGCCCCTGGCCGCACAGTTACTGGCCCGGGCCGGCAAAGGGGAATGCACGGCAGACAAACGCCACATTCTTACATCGGTGGGAAGCCTGCCCTTGCCGGCCGCAGGGTTTGATGAAAAGTCCTGTACCCGTTTACAACGCCTGGGGCTGAACACCCTGGCAGAAGTGTTTGCCCTGCCCCCCAAAGAGCTGGCCCGGCGACTGTCGCCGGAACTGCTGGCCATGGTCCAGAAAATCCAGAGCACCCGGCCAGACCCAAAAGCCCCCTGGCAACCGCCCCACAGCTTCCGGCAAAAGGCAGATTTCATTCACGAAGTGGAGCACACCGAGGGGCTGCTGTTCTCATTACAGCGGATTCTGTCAGAGCTGGAAGAAGATCTGTGCTGGCGACAACAAGACACGGATACCCTGTTACTGATTCTGCAACACCGGCATCAGCAAGCCACCCGTTTACGCATTCGCACCACCGGGCCGGAACACCGGGCCGAGATGTTTCTGAAACTGATACGCCTGAAGCTGGACCAACACCCCCTGAGCGCACCCGTCACCGGCCTGATTCTGGCAGTCAAACGCTTCACCGGCCGGGAAGCCCCCGTAGGCCGGGATCTGTTGGGTGAAACGGAAGACCTGGACGAAGCCTGGCACACACTGATCAGCCGCCTGCAGGCTCGCCTGGGCGAACAGTCCCTGAAACGGCTGGCGGCCAGGGCTGATCACCGGCCCGAATGTGCCTGGTCTGCCAGCAATCCAGGCAAACCCGGTAAAACCTGGCCACAGGCTTCAGTGACATTACCCCGGCGCCCCCTGTGGCTCCTTAAGGCCCCCCGGCCTCTGGAACAGCCCCCGTTGTCCTGGCACTCCGGCCCGGAGCGCATCAGCGGTGGCTGGTGGGATGGCCAGCGGGTTCACCGGGATTACTATATCGCCCAGCTGCCGGGCGGCGAACTGGCCTGGGTGTTCCGGGACGTTCAGGGTGGCTGGTTCATACACGGATGGTTTGGCTGATGACTACCGGCTACGCAGAGTTGTTCTGCTTCAGCAATTTCACTTTTCTGACC from the Marinobacter sp. LQ44 genome contains:
- a CDS encoding Y-family DNA polymerase; protein product: MLWLYLHFPHLLLDHIHRNQPSTGALAIVDGAGYTVVQACPNARDLGIEAGMRLKTALGLAPELSIMRTEARQEAWLLEDQARWLYRYAAHITLSPPDGIWAEVSSLQKLYGGLPSIWQTVEQALAERKLTAWVAIGHTPLAAQLLARAGKGECTADKRHILTSVGSLPLPAAGFDEKSCTRLQRLGLNTLAEVFALPPKELARRLSPELLAMVQKIQSTRPDPKAPWQPPHSFRQKADFIHEVEHTEGLLFSLQRILSELEEDLCWRQQDTDTLLLILQHRHQQATRLRIRTTGPEHRAEMFLKLIRLKLDQHPLSAPVTGLILAVKRFTGREAPVGRDLLGETEDLDEAWHTLISRLQARLGEQSLKRLAARADHRPECAWSASNPGKPGKTWPQASVTLPRRPLWLLKAPRPLEQPPLSWHSGPERISGGWWDGQRVHRDYYIAQLPGGELAWVFRDVQGGWFIHGWFG
- the imuA gene encoding translesion DNA synthesis-associated protein ImuA encodes the protein MSDLLSSLLQDARVWQGHKHRKTTQPAEPTGYQVLDNQLGGLGWPRGALSECLLDALGIGELHLVLPLMQRLSEQGKTIFWLNPPHTPYAPALAREGVNLDHLVVINTDDQGDFLWTLENCLRSSVTGLVLAWPGKLASRDIRRLQLASEAGGNVCVLFRSRRQADHNSPAALRLELVPGDHQDLKVNIIKRRGSWPGQRCSLALGHRADITTQGSSRIVQGPWPRSQG